In Miscanthus floridulus cultivar M001 chromosome 5, ASM1932011v1, whole genome shotgun sequence, one genomic interval encodes:
- the LOC136449847 gene encoding E3 ubiquitin-protein ligase SIRP1-like codes for MCAAVVSPAEGEAEMKCPHCHSGFLEEMETAHGAAAAAVATDDGDGDGDGDGTVAQVYPGGADRPSSIWAHAILSTVDSSVRRRRNRRQQEAAGDVYDWNDPEFSLRRRRVTAFLWLLHELRDRQLQRLEAAAGVALEGDQLTPFGRSLFIGAAGGGGSEHGLALGDYFLGPSLDALVQQLAENDAGRQGTPPAKKEAVEAMPTVEIASGNDDDTASCPVCLEDYAAGERAREMPCRHRFHANCIVPWLEMHSSCPVCRFQLPATDDKSSCNSGDGGFVSVDADREGNDNGGGDGTGRATSPPPGNAEPAEAEESGRRLPPSLQWLNSLFSPSAQSSGSGSSNSHHWEN; via the coding sequence ATGTGCGCCGCGGTGGTGAGCCCCGCGGAGGGAGAGGCGGAGATGAAGTGCCCGCACTGCCACAGCGGCTTCCTCGAGGAGATGGAGACCGCTCAcggcgcggccgcggccgcggtcgCGACCGACGACGGTGATGGTGACGGTGACGGTGACGGCACGGTGGCTCAAGTGTACCCCGGCGGCGCCGACCGCCCGAGCTCCATCTGGGCGCACGCTATCCTCAGCACGGTCGACAGctccgtccgccgccgccgcaaccgGCGGCAGCAGGAGGCCGCCGGCGACGTCTACGACTGGAACGACCCCGAGTTCTCGCTGCGCCGGCGGCGCGTCACCGCGTTCCTGTGGCTCCTGCACGAGCTCCGGGACCGCCAGCTGCAGCGACTGGAGGCTGCTGCCGGCGTCGCCCTCGAAGGCGACCAGCTGACCCCTTTCGGCCGGAGCCTCTTCATCGGCGcagctggcggcggcggcagcgagcATGGCTTGGCGCTGGGCGACTACTTCCTCGGCCCCAGCCTCGACGCACTGGTGCAGCAGCTCGCCGAGAACGACGCGGGGCGGCAGGGAACGCCGCCGGCCAAGAAGGAGGCCGTGGAGGCAATGCCGACCGTGGAGATCGCCAGTGGCAACGATGATGACACGGCCAGCTGCCCGGTCTGCCTGGAGGACTACGCGGCCGGCGAGCGCGCCCGCGAGATGCCCTGCAGGCACAGGTTCCACGCCAATTGCATCGTGCCGTGGCTCGAGATGCACAGCTCCTGCCCTGTCTGCCGGTTCCAGCTGCCGGCCACCGACGACAAGAGCTCATGCAACAGCGGCGACGGTGGCTTTGTCAGTGTCGATGCGGATCGTGAAGGCAATGACAACGGCGGTGGTGATGGTACTGGTAGGGCAACCTCTCCTCCTCCAGGCAATGCCGAGCCAGCTGAAGCCGAAGAGAGCGGCAGACGGTTGCCACCATCCTTACAGTGGCTCAACAGCCTGTTCTCGCCATCGGCGCAGTCCTCCGGTAGCGGCAGCAGCAATTCGCATCATTGGGAGAATTGA
- the LOC136449846 gene encoding pyruvate kinase, cytosolic isozyme-like — protein MAAGGESAVWGEEPVARRRPKTKIVCTLGPASRSVEMISRLLRAGMCVARFNFSHGSHEYHQETLDNLRAAMELTGILCAVMLDTKGPEIRTGFLKDGKPIQLKKGQEITISTDYSIKGDEKMISMSYKKLVDLKPGSVILCADGTITLTVLHSDKEQGLVRCRCENTWMLGERKNVNLPGVIVDLPTLTDKDKEDILKWGVPNKIDMIALSFVRKGSDLVEVRKVLGEHAKAIMLMSKVENQEGVANFDDILANSDAFMVARGDLGMEIPIEKIFFAQKVMIFKCNIQGKPVVTATQMLESMIKSPRPTRAEATDVANAVLDGTDCVMLSGETAAGAYPELAVQTMAKICLQAESCVDHAAVFKSIMASAPIPMSPLESLASSAVRTANSAKAALILVLTRGGTTARLVAKYRPSMPILSVVVPELKTDSFDWTCSDEGPARHSLIVRGVIPMLSAGTAKAFDSEATEEALGFAIENAKAMGLCYTGESVVALHRIGTASVIKLLTVN, from the exons ATGGCGGCGGGCGGCGAGTCGGCGGTGTGGGGGGAGGAGCCCGTGGCGCGGCGCCGGCCCAAGACCAAGATCGTCTGCACGCTCGGCCCGGCGTCGCGGTCCGTCGAGATGATCTCGCGCCTGCTGCGCGCCGGCATGTGCGTCGCGCGCTTCAACTTCTCCCACGGCTCCCACGAGTACCACCAGGAGACGCTCGACAACCTCCGCGCCGCCATGGAGCTCACCGGGATCCTCTGCGCCGTTATGCTCGACACCAAG GGTCCAGAGATTCGAACTGGATTTTTGAAAGATGGGAAGCCTATTCAGTTGAAAAAAGGTCAAGAAATCACAATTTCCACAGACTACAGCATTAAGGGTGATGAGAAAATGATATCGATGAGCTACAAGAAGCTTGTGGATCTGAAGCCAGGCAGTGTGATATTGTGTGCTGATGGTACCATCACTCTTACTGTGCTTCACTCCGATAAAGAACAAGGCTTGGTTCGCTGCCGTTGTGAGAACACTTGGATGCTTGGTGAGAGGAAGAATGTTAATCTTCCAGGAGTTATTGTTGATCTCCCCACTCTCACAGACAAGGACAAGGAGGACATCCTTAAGTGGGGTGTTCCAAACAAGATTGACATGATTGCCTTATCATTTGTTCGGAAGGGTTCAGATCTTGTGGAGGTTAGGAAGGTGCTTGGCGAGCATGCCAAGGCCATAATGCTGATGTCAAAG GTTGAGAATCAAGAGGGAGTAGCTAACTTTGATGATATCCTGGCAAACTCTGATGCTTTTATGGTGGCAAGAGGTGATTTAGGGATGGAAATTCCTATAGAGAAGATTTTCTTTGCACAGAAGGTGATGATTTTCAAGTGCAATATTCAAGGCAAGCCTGTTGTGACTGCAACCCAGATGTTGGAATctatgatcaagtctcctcgccctACTCGGGCAGAAGCAACCGATGTTGCAAACGCAGTTCTTGATGGCACGGACTGTGTCATGCTCAGTGGTGAGACTGCTGCTGGGGCTTATCCAGAGCTGGCGGTGCAGACTATGGCCAAGATCTGCCTACAAGCAGAGTCTTGCGTAGACCATGCTGCTGTTTTCAAATCAATCATGGCTTCAGCTCCAATTCCAATGAGCCCATTGGAGAGCCTTGCATCATCAGCTGTCCGCACAGCAAACTCTGCCAAGGCAGCACTTATCTTAGTCCTGACCAGGGGAGGAACAACTGCTAGGCTTGTGGCCAAGTATAGGCCATCCATGCCGATTCTGTCCGTTGTGGTTCCTGAGCTGAAGACAGACTCGTTCGACTGGACCTGCAGCGACGAGGGGCCGGCAAGGCACAGCCTCATTGTGAGGGGTGTTATCCCAATGCTGAGTGCCGGCACTGCCAAGGCCTTTGACAGCGAAGCCACTGAAGAAGCTCTTGGTTTTGCCATTGAAAATGCGAAAGCGATGGGGCTATGCTACACCGGTGAGTCTGTTGTGGCCCTGCACCGTATCGGGACTGCATCTGTCATCAAGCTCCTGACTGTGAACTAG